CACTGGCGCCAGCGAAAACACTTGCGGATTAACGGTGGTTTTCAAATCCATCACGATACGGATGGTTTCAGGATTAAACTGGCCGATACGGACACTTGCGATATACGGATCCATCGGAATCACTTTGCTGCTCAGCTCCCGTAATACCTGATTGGTGGCGGAACCTTGAATATCAATGACCAATCTGTCCGGATTTTTCAACTGAAAATACTTGAACTGGATAGGTGTGGTAGATTCCAATGTCATTCTGGTATAGGCTGTGGCCGGCCAGATACGAGAAGCCACGATGTCGGCACCGGCCTGAGCGGCACGGGCAAATGGAGTAAGGCTAATTAAAAGCGAACCGGTGGAAGCAATCAATAATTTCCGGCGGCTAATGTGAATAGGCATGGTTATTCTATAATCTTGTTTAGAGTGTGTTTTCCAGTGGCCGTGAGGGCGCTCATTCGTACGGTACGGCCATTTTCGTTTATTCTGATATTTAAAATAATGTCTGCTGGCGGAGCCAGATCACCGCCAAGCTGCGGCCATTCAATCAGAACAACGCTGTCTGAAGTAATTAGTTCGTCTAGTCCTGCATCCAGCCATTCTTCAGGGCATTGAAATCGGTATAAGTCAAAGTGATGCAAATCAAATCGATTGAAGGAATAAGTTTCGACAATATTATATGTAGGGCTCTTCACTGCACCCTGATGGCCCAGTGCACTGAGCAGTCCGCGGGTAAAAGTGGTTTTGCCTGCACCTAGATCTCCCTCCAGCCAGATGATTAATGGCGGGCTAATATGCTGAGCAAAACGGCTGCCCAAGTGTAGGGTATCGTTTTCATCGGCCAGAACAGTTTCTTGGATGTGAGAGGCAGACATGTTGAGTTTAGATAAATAAAACGGGTTTATTATGCGATAAAGTTTGTAAGAGTGAAAGTAGGAAAGTCTAGCAATTTTGTGATTTTGCCAAATTGATTCCGAATTTTTACTACGCCTATGATAGCTCTGCTGTAAGTATAAGCGCGGGTCAATGTTATAATTACCTTAATAAAGGGTCTGTACCGGTTCAGGGCACGGTGTGCTGAATGGTTTAGGCTACAGATGAAGAGACTGATGACAGCAATTAAACAGCGCCCGATAGGCGTATTTGATTCCGGGGTGGGCGGCCTGACAGTGGTACGGGCGTTAATGGAAAGACTGCCCAATGAAAATATTATTTATTTCGGGGATACGGCACGAGTACCGTATGGGGTGAAGTCCAGACACACCATCGAAGCCTATACCGAACAGATTGTTTCGTTTTTGCTAGAGCATGATGTGAAAGCGCTAGTGGTGGCCTGCAATACCATAGCGGCAGTAGCACGTGAGAGAATCCGGCAGTTGGCCGGCAGTATGCCGGTTCTGGATGTGATAGCTGCCGGTGCGCAGGCAGCACTGAATAGCACGCGCAATAACCATATCGGCGTGATTGCTACCAGTACAACAGTTAACAGCAATGCCTATGCACGGGCGATTCACAAGCAGAACCCGCAAACACGGGTTTTCTCACAGGCCTGTCCCTTATTGGTACCACTGGTGGAAGAGGGCTGGCTAGATCATGAAGTCACTCGCTTGACTGCACGCGAATATCTAAAACCGATACTGGCTGAAGATGTGGATACACTAGTATTGGGCTGTACGCATTATCCTTTACTCAAACCCTTAATTCGACAGGAGGCGCCGGGACTAAAATTGGTTGATTCAGCCATTACTACTGCAGAAGCCACGGCGTTAGCACTGGAAGAAAATCAGCTGGCCAATCCAGATCATACCGGCGCGCAATACAGGTTTTATGTCAGTGATATTCCCTTGCGCTTTCAGACTATCGGAGAACGCTTTCTCGGGCGCAGTTTGGAGCAGCTGGAAATGGTGTCTTTGGGATAAAACTTCAGCAAGAGGGAGAAACTGACATGATGAAAAGAGTTGTGATTCTGATTTCCGGACGTGGCAGCAATATGCAAGCCTTAGTAAAATCTAATATTGCACAGGCGGAAATTGTAGCTGTCATCAGTAATCTGGGTGATGCAGCAGGTTTGGCATGGGCGGCTGAGCATGGTCTGGCAACAGAAGCCCTAAATCATCGAGACTATGAAGGCCGAAACGCATTTGACAGTGCGCTGATGGAGCGTATAGATACGTATCAGCCCGACCTTGTGGTTTTGGCTGGCTTTATGAGGATCTTAACGCCGGCATTTTGCACGCATTATGTGGGCCGGCTGATAAACATCCATCCCTCTTTGCTGCCTGCTTTTCCCGGACTGCATACGCATCAGCGGGCATTGGAGAGTGGTTGCCGCGTGGCTGGGTGCACCATTCATTTTGTTACAGCTGAACTGGATTGTGGGCCAATTATTGCACAGGGTGTCGTCCCTGTTCTGGATGGCGATACAGCTGAAATTCTGGCTCAGCGCGTGCTACGGATTGAACATCAGCTCTTGCCGCAGGCAGTGGCTGATTTTGTTGCAGGCAATCTGGTAATACAAGGTAACAGAGTAAACAGACTGGAAGCTGGTATAACTGATGGTTTGGTCTGCTTAAAAAATTGATTGGTGTACGTGGCGTATGAAATTGAAATTGTGGGCGAAAATAGTGTTGGTTTGGGCTGGTTTAATGCTGGCTTCTGTAATTCATGCGGGAGAGTTGCCGCAGCGGGCACAATTACAGTTTGTTGACAATAATGGTCTGTCAGTCAATATGGATTTTGAGCAAAAAGGTGGGAAGTTTCAGATTAGCACTGATCTCAGCTTGCTGATTTACCAAATGCAGTTTGTCTCTAGCGGTACGTTAAGCGGGACAATGCTCAATCCGCTTACCTATACAGACAGTCGTTTTGGTAAACTCTACGCTCAGGCACGGTTTAACGGGCA
This portion of the Snodgrassella alvi genome encodes:
- the tsaE gene encoding tRNA (adenosine(37)-N6)-threonylcarbamoyltransferase complex ATPase subunit type 1 TsaE, which codes for MSASHIQETVLADENDTLHLGSRFAQHISPPLIIWLEGDLGAGKTTFTRGLLSALGHQGAVKSPTYNIVETYSFNRFDLHHFDLYRFQCPEEWLDAGLDELITSDSVVLIEWPQLGGDLAPPADIILNIRINENGRTVRMSALTATGKHTLNKIIE
- the murI gene encoding glutamate racemase codes for the protein MTAIKQRPIGVFDSGVGGLTVVRALMERLPNENIIYFGDTARVPYGVKSRHTIEAYTEQIVSFLLEHDVKALVVACNTIAAVARERIRQLAGSMPVLDVIAAGAQAALNSTRNNHIGVIATSTTVNSNAYARAIHKQNPQTRVFSQACPLLVPLVEEGWLDHEVTRLTAREYLKPILAEDVDTLVLGCTHYPLLKPLIRQEAPGLKLVDSAITTAEATALALEENQLANPDHTGAQYRFYVSDIPLRFQTIGERFLGRSLEQLEMVSLG
- the purN gene encoding phosphoribosylglycinamide formyltransferase, with product MKRVVILISGRGSNMQALVKSNIAQAEIVAVISNLGDAAGLAWAAEHGLATEALNHRDYEGRNAFDSALMERIDTYQPDLVVLAGFMRILTPAFCTHYVGRLINIHPSLLPAFPGLHTHQRALESGCRVAGCTIHFVTAELDCGPIIAQGVVPVLDGDTAEILAQRVLRIEHQLLPQAVADFVAGNLVIQGNRVNRLEAGITDGLVCLKN